ACTCCCCTTTTCTGATAAAAGAACCGCAGGCATCTTAATTCCGAGTTTTGGAGAAAGACAAGATGTAGGTTTTTTCCTGAATAACTTTGGTTATTACCAACCTATAGGTGAACACTTTGATTTAAAAGTCTTCTTAGATTTTTATACCAAAGGAAGTTGGAACATTCGTCCCGAGCTAGGTTATAAGAAAAACTACAAGTATAATGGTGTCTTCTCTGCAGATGTAGGTACTACAGTGCACGGTATAAAAGGACTCAGTACCTACTCTAAATCTAGTACTTATCGTATTACTTGGCGGCATACTCAAGATGCTAAAGCTAATCCATTTTTTAACTTTTCTGCCTCTGTAGATATGGTTAGTAATCGTTTTTACAACAATACAATCAATAACAATTATATCTTCAATCAAGATGTTCTTAGAACACAACAGAACTCCGCCATTAGCATTACCAAAAGATTTCTCAATCTACCTATAAGCATCACAGGAAGTGCCACTTACTCTCAAAATTTCGCCACAGGAGATGTTAATATCAGACTTCCTCAGCTTAATGTAATGATAAACCAATTCTACCTATTCAAGCCTAAAACAGGCGTAAGAACTGGTCTTCTAGAAAATATTTATGTGAACACAAGTCTATCATTGGATAACTACGTAAATACCACTCAAAAACAAGCCTTCACAAAAGATATGTGGAGCAATATGCAAACTGGCGTGAGAGTTCCTGTAGCATTAACTACTAATACTTCTGTAATGAAGTATTTTACACTCTCTTTGGGAGCAAACTTCAATAATGTATTAACTACAAAAACTCTAAACAAAAGCTACAACCCTATAAGTAACACCACAGTAAATACCTATCAAAATAATATTGCTGGGTACTCTACTTTTTCTACTTCTGCTGGTTTACAGACCGTAATTTATGGGCAAGCCAATTTTAGGAAAGGAGCAAGGATACAAGCCATAAGACATATGGTTTCTCCTAGTGTGAGCTTTTCTTATACACCTGACTTTGGTAAATCTAATTGGGGATATTACCGAAACTTTTACGGTGCAGATGGTTCTATAAATTCTTATTCTATATTTGAAGGAAGTATTTTTGGAACCCCCTCCCGTGGGCTATCTCAAACTATCAGCTTTAACATCAATAATAATATTGAAATGAAAGTTCGGTCTAAGACAGACTCTACTGGAGTTAAAAAGATTAAAATATTTGAAAATATCAATATTTCTGGAGGCTATAACTTTGCGGCTGAAAAATTCAAATGGTCAGCTTTCAATATCAGCTCTCAAAACTCACTCTTTAATAATAAGCTGAATATAAACTCTAGCCTTTCATTAGACCCTTATAAAATAGTGTTTAGTTCAGACTCCAACATAGGAGAACGAGTGGATAAGTTTGGATATTTTAACCTTCAAAATTTTAATATTCAACTATCTTATCCTCTAAGTAGTTCTTTATTCGCAAGTAAAGACAAGGACAGCCAAGCAAAGTATAAAACCAAAGGCAGTATAATGCAAGAGAAATATTCTTTTGATGATGATAACTATGCTCATTTTGAACAGCCTTGGACACTAAATATCAATGCCAATTACAACTACTCAAAAGCTCAAACAAGATTTGGTACTAGAGTAGCCTCTATAGGGCTAGATGGTAATATTAAACTAACGCCATTTTGGACCATCAGTGGAAGTACCCATTACGATTTGATCAGTAAAGAACTAGCCTATGGAAGACTAGGTTTCTCTAGAGACCAAAGGAGTTTTACTATCAACTTTAATTGGGTACCTTTCGGAAGATTTAAGGTCTATGATTTCTTCATCGGCATCAAAGCCAACATATTAAGAGACGCAGTAAAATACAGAGAACGTAGTTTCCCACAACAAAGCGATTTTTAATTTTTTAAACACTTCTTTTAACACCAAGAAAAAAACTTTTATATTTGCCCTCTCAAAATTTAAACTAATCCCAAACATCATAAATATCATGAAAACAATTATATCAACCAATAACGCTCCTGCTGCTATAGGTCCTTACTCACAGGCTAATATGGTAAATGGGGTTTTGTATATTTCAGGGCAAATCCCCATCAATCCTAGTAATGGCGAGTTGGTTACAGGAATAGAGAATGAGGCTCATCAAGTAATGAAAAACTTGGAAGCCATACTAAAAGAGGCAGGAATGTCTTTCTCTAATGTCGTAAAATCTACTATTTTCTTGAAAAATATGGATGATTTTGGCCTCGTTAATGATATCTATGCATCTTATCTAGACAGCACACAGCTCCCTGCTAGAGAAACTGTACAGGTAAGTAAATTACCTAAAGACGTGAATGTAGAAATTTCTATGATTGCACACCAATTTTAAATGGAC
The genomic region above belongs to Riemerella anatipestifer and contains:
- a CDS encoding putative LPS assembly protein LptD; this translates as MKPNFQYKALAKNSSKNTLLILIILIFNNFLAQNTPRTNAKNIEDKSVKKDSLSPRKESLEGTVKMQSENQRNDVQKKMTYLNKKAKVQYLDMTIEADYISINWENGDIFARGEQDENGKIITPASSTQAGKKYEYNEVKFNFKNKKAIAYNARTEEQEGVIVAQKTKKVNDSVFFMRNGVYTTDEYFLKKKDSLADYHLAAPNIKLIKGKNASRVITGPIQMYIEQVPTPLVMPFAILPFSDKRTAGILIPSFGERQDVGFFLNNFGYYQPIGEHFDLKVFLDFYTKGSWNIRPELGYKKNYKYNGVFSADVGTTVHGIKGLSTYSKSSTYRITWRHTQDAKANPFFNFSASVDMVSNRFYNNTINNNYIFNQDVLRTQQNSAISITKRFLNLPISITGSATYSQNFATGDVNIRLPQLNVMINQFYLFKPKTGVRTGLLENIYVNTSLSLDNYVNTTQKQAFTKDMWSNMQTGVRVPVALTTNTSVMKYFTLSLGANFNNVLTTKTLNKSYNPISNTTVNTYQNNIAGYSTFSTSAGLQTVIYGQANFRKGARIQAIRHMVSPSVSFSYTPDFGKSNWGYYRNFYGADGSINSYSIFEGSIFGTPSRGLSQTISFNINNNIEMKVRSKTDSTGVKKIKIFENINISGGYNFAAEKFKWSAFNISSQNSLFNNKLNINSSLSLDPYKIVFSSDSNIGERVDKFGYFNLQNFNIQLSYPLSSSLFASKDKDSQAKYKTKGSIMQEKYSFDDDNYAHFEQPWTLNINANYNYSKAQTRFGTRVASIGLDGNIKLTPFWTISGSTHYDLISKELAYGRLGFSRDQRSFTINFNWVPFGRFKVYDFFIGIKANILRDAVKYRERSFPQQSDF
- a CDS encoding RidA family protein, which encodes MKTIISTNNAPAAIGPYSQANMVNGVLYISGQIPINPSNGELVTGIENEAHQVMKNLEAILKEAGMSFSNVVKSTIFLKNMDDFGLVNDIYASYLDSTQLPARETVQVSKLPKDVNVEISMIAHQF